From the Candidatus Amarolinea dominans genome, one window contains:
- a CDS encoding DUF5615 family PIN-like protein, whose amino-acid sequence MAKPRLHLDADASYRTLQKVLGERGHNVTRTPCEWMLLDASDEQQLLGATAQGRCIFTFNIADFMRLARKYPGHGGIVLANQQDWTLSDLIAALDDMLSNTRAADWPGQVRWLNQWRNTNTRL is encoded by the coding sequence ATGGCTAAGCCCCGACTCCATCTCGACGCTGACGCATCGTACCGCACTTTGCAGAAAGTGTTGGGGGAGCGGGGACACAACGTCACGCGCACGCCCTGCGAGTGGATGCTGTTGGATGCCAGCGACGAGCAGCAACTGCTGGGCGCTACCGCCCAGGGACGCTGCATCTTCACGTTCAATATCGCCGACTTCATGCGACTGGCCCGAAAATATCCGGGGCACGGCGGCATCGTGTTAGCCAACCAGCAGGACTGGACGCTTTCGGATTTGATTGCAGCCCTTGACGACATGCTTTCGAACACCCGCGCTGCGGACTGGCCCGGACAGGTGCGCTGGCTCAACCAGTGGCGCAACACGAATACACGATTGTGA
- a CDS encoding maleylpyruvate isomerase N-terminal domain-containing protein encodes MTLDRFFVERNRASTDRIRALAARLSDAEMQHPVGEHWTVAIALAHLAFWDRRVLYVLDRTEREGTLFVPEIDIFVNDLSLPLWAAIPPRAAAQIAIETAEALDARLEGYPPALLDEINVYNQRWVVRALHRNEHLDEVDAALKG; translated from the coding sequence ATGACACTGGACCGCTTTTTTGTCGAACGCAACCGCGCGTCAACCGACCGCATCCGCGCGCTGGCCGCGCGCTTGAGCGATGCGGAAATGCAGCACCCGGTGGGCGAACACTGGACCGTGGCGATTGCGCTGGCGCACCTGGCCTTCTGGGATCGGCGCGTGCTGTATGTCCTGGACAGGACCGAACGCGAGGGCACGCTGTTCGTCCCGGAGATTGACATCTTCGTGAACGACCTGTCGCTGCCCCTGTGGGCCGCCATCCCGCCGCGCGCCGCGGCGCAGATTGCTATCGAAACCGCAGAGGCGCTGGACGCACGGCTGGAAGGTTATCCGCCAGCCTTGCTCGATGAAATCAACGTGTACAATCAGCGCTGGGTCGTGCGTGCATTACATCGTAACGAGCACCTGGATGAGGTGGACGCGGCGTTGAAAGGTTAG
- a CDS encoding type II toxin-antitoxin system Phd/YefM family antitoxin, whose protein sequence is MQKIIGVTDLQRNFRSVFDEVTKDHMPYVLTRGSRPEAAIVPYEEFTRFLAWKEQEIVAEFDRAMMRLAEQNAVYGDDEIAADVDAAMAEVRAAPGQQQ, encoded by the coding sequence ATGCAAAAAATCATTGGCGTCACCGACCTGCAAAGAAACTTCCGATCTGTGTTCGATGAGGTGACCAAGGACCACATGCCCTACGTGCTGACGCGAGGCAGCCGGCCAGAAGCCGCCATCGTCCCCTACGAGGAGTTCACCCGCTTTCTGGCCTGGAAAGAGCAGGAGATCGTGGCTGAATTCGACCGCGCGATGATGCGGCTGGCGGAGCAAAACGCCGTCTACGGCGACGACGAAATCGCGGCGGATGTGGACGCGGCTATGGCCGAGGTGCGCGCAGCGCCAGGTCAACAACAATGA
- a CDS encoding putative toxin-antitoxin system toxin component, PIN family has protein sequence MIKPQGSVGPVLYRLRRRDYTLLQSRATLDEIVEVLHRPRLRTKYQLSDGVLRATIRLIVARSELVHPDVQIAACRDPKDDKFLEVAVTGQADVIVSGDEDLLTLTPFANIPIVSPARFLALLDRAE, from the coding sequence GTGATCAAGCCTCAAGGGAGTGTAGGCCCCGTGCTGTATCGGCTACGCCGGCGCGACTACACGCTGCTGCAGAGCCGCGCAACGCTGGATGAGATCGTGGAGGTTCTCCATCGCCCGCGGTTACGGACTAAGTATCAGTTGAGCGATGGTGTGCTGCGCGCGACGATTCGGCTCATCGTCGCGCGCAGCGAGTTGGTGCATCCCGACGTGCAGATAGCTGCCTGCCGCGATCCCAAGGATGACAAGTTTCTGGAGGTTGCGGTCACCGGCCAGGCCGATGTCATTGTCAGTGGGGACGAGGATTTGCTCACGCTCACGCCTTTCGCCAACATCCCGATTGTGTCTCCCGCTCGATTTCTAGCCTTGTTGGATCGCGCAGAATGA
- a CDS encoding discoidin domain-containing protein — translation MTMKPANDYGSSTNQPAWVAIAVAVIMSVVGPLVVWNATNRNAELQKNDTSTLSQEVNRLVDRVNQIRSTVEAYSTSPSSTGTPQPGIELADLKKLTEQISTLEQQVAALNARPSPTPLPGPLVSAGDLEALRNRVVDLEKTIQAYGTPEPLTLPTVLAQEGIPVDSKLAIEGATASSTLYVLDQNEKPIYTPDKAIDSNNATVWPADTADLDKPWIELKLDRVYTITGIKFLVCDGCVPAFQDAMLIFSNDTAQKLHLTPAQLQKTGWSYFPLVQTEADRIRIVLLSPIRSLRTANFYGLGFAEIEVYGK, via the coding sequence ATGACAATGAAGCCTGCCAATGATTACGGATCAAGCACGAATCAGCCTGCTTGGGTGGCAATTGCGGTGGCTGTGATTATGTCGGTAGTTGGCCCATTGGTGGTTTGGAACGCGACCAATCGTAACGCTGAACTGCAGAAGAATGACACATCTACGTTATCCCAAGAGGTGAACCGTCTTGTTGACCGAGTTAATCAGATTCGCTCAACTGTTGAAGCGTATAGCACGTCACCTTCATCAACGGGGACACCGCAGCCGGGGATCGAATTGGCCGATCTAAAAAAACTGACGGAGCAGATTTCGACCCTGGAACAGCAAGTGGCAGCCCTCAACGCACGTCCATCGCCCACGCCATTACCGGGACCCCTTGTGTCTGCGGGTGACTTGGAGGCTCTTCGAAACCGTGTCGTGGACCTGGAAAAGACGATTCAGGCGTATGGCACGCCAGAACCGCTGACACTCCCTACCGTGTTGGCCCAAGAGGGAATTCCCGTTGATAGCAAGTTGGCCATTGAGGGGGCAACCGCCTCCTCGACACTGTATGTTCTAGACCAAAACGAGAAGCCGATCTACACACCGGACAAAGCTATTGATTCCAACAATGCGACAGTGTGGCCTGCGGACACAGCCGATCTGGACAAGCCATGGATTGAGCTCAAGCTGGATCGTGTATATACCATTACGGGAATCAAGTTTTTGGTTTGTGATGGCTGTGTCCCTGCCTTCCAAGATGCTATGCTGATTTTTTCGAACGATACAGCCCAGAAACTGCACCTAACGCCCGCCCAACTGCAGAAAACGGGCTGGTCTTACTTTCCTCTTGTGCAAACAGAGGCCGATCGTATCAGGATCGTGTTGTTATCACCTATAAGAAGCCTTCGCACCGCAAATTTCTATGGACTGGGATTTGCTGAAATCGAGGTCTATGGCAAATAG
- a CDS encoding DUF234 domain-containing protein — translation MHPNQGSLDLGLADAVLAQRLRPTFDQFVGYAFEEAARAYVARLARAGQLTFLPERVGSWWDSTGEVDVVAVSEADGALLLGECKWSVNPVGTDILDDLQRKAHLVDPQGRWPAVSYALFAKSGFTPALVARAADENVRLVAAEALVMDHPGN, via the coding sequence GTGCATCCCAACCAGGGATCGCTTGACCTGGGCCTGGCGGACGCGGTGCTGGCGCAGCGCCTGCGGCCGACATTCGATCAGTTCGTCGGTTATGCCTTCGAAGAAGCGGCACGGGCTTACGTCGCGCGCCTGGCGCGCGCGGGGCAGCTCACCTTCTTGCCTGAACGGGTTGGCTCCTGGTGGGACAGCACGGGCGAGGTGGACGTTGTCGCGGTCAGCGAGGCAGATGGCGCGCTGCTGCTGGGCGAGTGCAAGTGGTCAGTTAACCCGGTAGGCACGGACATCCTGGATGATCTCCAACGCAAGGCGCACCTGGTGGATCCCCAGGGCCGCTGGCCGGCTGTTTCCTATGCGCTCTTTGCCAAGTCCGGTTTCACGCCCGCGCTGGTCGCCCGCGCGGCGGACGAGAATGTGCGCCTGGTTGCGGCAGAGGCGCTGGTGATGGATCATCCTGGAAATTGA
- a CDS encoding SDR family NAD(P)-dependent oxidoreductase, with protein sequence MVEPSSLQNQVCLVTGATAGLGKAAAVQLAQRGATVVIVARTQAKGDAAVAEIKAKTDSAAVSALTGDLSSLAAVRRVAAQFREQHDRLHVLINNAAVFKQQRILTGEGLELMFATNHLAPFLLTNLLLDMLQAGTPSTIITVSAPSTSKLSFDDLQGVRSFSALNAFGASKAANLLFTCALARRLAGKRVTANAYHPGIVRTSLMREAPAPMRLLLSLFSFMAQPPEKAAEGLVWLAETQAGGANGQLFRGQKPMATSDYVRDEAVQEHLWAESARLAGSGEEDAG encoded by the coding sequence ATGGTAGAGCCATCGAGTTTGCAGAACCAGGTTTGCCTGGTCACCGGCGCCACGGCCGGCCTGGGCAAGGCGGCCGCCGTGCAACTGGCGCAGCGCGGCGCAACCGTCGTGATCGTCGCGCGCACCCAAGCCAAGGGCGATGCCGCTGTGGCCGAGATCAAGGCCAAGACCGACAGCGCGGCCGTCAGCGCGCTGACCGGAGACCTCTCCTCGCTGGCCGCGGTGCGCCGCGTGGCCGCGCAGTTCCGTGAGCAGCACGATCGGCTGCACGTCCTGATCAACAACGCGGCTGTCTTCAAGCAGCAGCGAATCTTGACCGGCGAAGGGCTGGAGCTGATGTTTGCCACCAATCACCTGGCGCCCTTCCTGCTCACCAACCTGCTGCTCGACATGCTGCAGGCTGGTACCCCATCCACGATCATCACCGTTAGCGCGCCCTCCACGAGCAAACTGAGCTTCGATGACCTGCAGGGTGTGCGCAGCTTCTCCGCCCTCAACGCGTTCGGCGCTTCCAAGGCGGCCAATCTGCTCTTCACCTGCGCGCTGGCGCGACGGTTGGCAGGTAAGCGCGTCACGGCCAATGCCTACCATCCTGGCATCGTGCGCACCAGTCTCATGCGCGAGGCGCCCGCGCCGATGCGCCTGCTTCTCAGTCTCTTCAGCTTTATGGCGCAGCCGCCCGAGAAAGCCGCCGAAGGTTTGGTCTGGCTGGCAGAAACACAGGCCGGCGGAGCCAATGGGCAGCTTTTCCGCGGCCAGAAGCCCATGGCGACCAGCGACTACGTGCGCGACGAGGCCGTACAGGAACACCTTTGGGCGGAGAGCGCACGCCTGGCAGGATCGGGCGAGGAGGATGCAGGATGA